A genomic region of Mycobacterium sp. Aquia_213 contains the following coding sequences:
- a CDS encoding TIGR03564 family F420-dependent LLM class oxidoreductase — protein sequence MEISIFNILGDGDGPSVVDAYIDEVSRLAAEGFTTIWTAQLPWEIDLLAVQAVALREVPGIELAVGVLPIQVAHPTLTAQRALTLSALSGGRFKLGLGVNHPQMSEDLWGIPWDKPVRRMNEYLDGVLPLLAGEAAHAIGQTVTTRASLRVSGTSAPPLYLAALGPQMLRVAARRTAGTFTWMTGPKTLATHVGPTLRDEAAAAGRPEGAVKVVAGLPVCVTDDADGARARAAEEFAIYGTLPSYRAMLDREGVTGPEEIALIGDEVAVAERIDEIRGAGVDEFAAYPFGDDESVTRTRALLRRVTATAPAG from the coding sequence ATGGAGATCAGTATCTTTAACATCCTCGGCGACGGCGACGGACCATCCGTGGTAGACGCTTATATCGACGAGGTTTCACGCTTGGCCGCGGAGGGCTTCACCACTATCTGGACGGCCCAACTTCCTTGGGAAATCGATCTACTCGCCGTGCAAGCGGTTGCGTTGCGTGAGGTTCCGGGTATCGAGCTGGCGGTGGGAGTGCTGCCGATCCAGGTCGCCCATCCCACGTTGACAGCCCAGCGCGCGTTGACCCTCAGCGCACTCTCCGGTGGGCGGTTCAAGCTCGGGCTCGGGGTCAACCACCCGCAGATGAGCGAGGACTTATGGGGAATCCCCTGGGACAAGCCGGTACGGCGGATGAACGAATATCTCGACGGCGTGCTACCCCTGCTCGCCGGTGAGGCAGCGCACGCGATCGGCCAGACGGTAACGACTCGTGCCTCGCTGCGCGTGTCAGGTACCTCGGCTCCCCCGCTTTACCTCGCCGCCTTGGGACCGCAAATGCTGCGGGTCGCGGCCCGCCGCACCGCAGGAACATTCACCTGGATGACCGGGCCCAAGACGCTGGCTACTCATGTCGGCCCGACCCTGCGCGACGAGGCGGCCGCAGCCGGACGACCCGAGGGCGCAGTCAAGGTAGTGGCCGGGTTGCCCGTCTGCGTCACCGATGACGCGGACGGCGCCAGGGCCCGGGCCGCCGAAGAATTCGCGATCTACGGCACGCTGCCGTCCTATCGCGCGATGCTGGACCGCGAGGGTGTAACCGGTCCCGAAGAGATCGCCCTGATCGGTGACGAAGTCGCTGTCGCCGAACGCATCGATGAAATACGCGGCGCCGGTGTCGATGAATTCGCGGCGTATCCGTTCGGTGACGACGAAAGTGTCACCCGAACCCGGGCTCTATTGCGCAGGGTCACCGCGACGGCGCCCGCCGGCTAG
- a CDS encoding DUF1003 domain-containing protein gives MTTTQADGHRHSPQLIPRRLLRGGQIHHPAVVDEAKRRSANFQLRLADRITAFAGSMNFVWLHAALFGVWMLFVESSPWPTLTLVVSLEAIFLSTFVMIGQNRQAAFQQTRADHDFQTQELELKTNTELTRQIHVLTEELHRRFIGGNA, from the coding sequence ATGACGACGACACAAGCCGATGGCCATCGACACAGCCCACAATTGATTCCGCGCCGGCTGCTGCGCGGCGGTCAGATCCATCACCCCGCCGTGGTAGATGAGGCCAAGCGGCGCAGCGCCAATTTTCAGTTGCGCTTGGCGGACCGGATCACGGCCTTTGCCGGATCGATGAATTTCGTCTGGCTGCACGCGGCCTTGTTCGGCGTCTGGATGCTGTTTGTCGAATCCAGTCCATGGCCGACGCTGACCCTGGTCGTATCCCTCGAAGCGATTTTCCTGTCGACGTTCGTCATGATCGGCCAGAACCGTCAGGCGGCTTTCCAGCAGACCAGGGCCGACCACGACTTTCAGACGCAGGAGTTGGAACTGAAGACCAACACCGAGCTCACCCGCCAGATCCACGTGCTCACCGAGGAACTGCACCGGCGGTTTATCGGAGGCAACGCCTGA